The window TGCTGCTTATGGTGCAGGCGGCGGCGCGCATCGCGCCGGCGGCGGTGTCTGCGGCCAGGTGCATCGCGCGGCGGCGGAGGTGACCGGTGGCGCTGCTGCTTTTTGTGACGGTGGTCGTCGTCATCATGGCCGGTTACCCGGTCGCTTTCACGCTGGCCGGCGTGTCGCTGCTGTTTGCGCTGGTTGGCGCGGCGCTGGGGCTGTTTGAGCCGGGTTTTCTGAACGCGATTCCAAGCCGCATCTACGGCATCATCACCAACGAGACGCTGATTGCGGTGCCGGTGTTTGTGTTCATGGGCGTCGTCCTGCAGAAAAGCCGCCTCGCCGACGACCTGCTGCTGGCCGGCGCCGACCTGCTGCGGCGAATGTCCGGCGGGCTGGGCATTTCGGTTGTGCTGATTGGCGCGCTGCTGGCCGCGACCACCGGCATTGTCGGCGCCACTGTGACGACGATGGGGCTGCTGTCGCTGCCGGCGATGCTGAAGCGCGGCTACCACCCGGCCATCGCCTGCGGCACCATCTGCACCGCCGGCACATTGGGGCAGATTATTCCGCCTTCGCTGGTGCTGGTGCTGCTCGGCGATGTGCTGTCAAGCGCCTACCAGCAGGCGCAATTGAACCAGGGCATTTTCTCGCCCGACACCGTGTCGGTGGCGGATTTGTTCGCCGGCGCGCTGGTGCCGGGCGTGCTGCTGATTGTGCTCTATTCGGCGTGGCTGTTCGTGGCGGCGCTGTTCAGGCCGCAGTGGATGCCGGCGGCGCCGCGCGCGTCTTCGGCGGCGCGCGACGGCGCCGACTGGATGCGGCTTGCGAAGGCGCTGGCGCCGACCTTGTCGCTGATTATCGTCGTGCTCGGCTCGATACTCGGCGGGCTGGCGACGCCGACCGAGGCGGCGTCGGTCGGCGCCGTCGGCGCGCTGCTGCTGGCCGCCGCCAGGGGCAATTTCCCGCGCGCGCAACTGCGCGACTCGGCGCGCTCGACGGTGCGGATTACCTGCATGGTGTTCATGATACTGATTGGGGCGACCTTCTTCTCGCTGGTGTTTCGCGGCTTCGGCGGCGACGACGCCGTGCACCGGATGCTGACCGGCTTTGACGGCGGGCTGATGACGACGATGATCGTCGTCATGCTGCTGATGTTTCTGCTGGGCTTTGTGCTCGACTTTATCGAGATTACATTCGTCGTCGTGCCGATTGTCGGGCCGGTGCTGCTGGCGATGGGCGCCGACCCGGTGTGGCTCGGCATCATGATCGCGGTCAATTTGCAGACCTCGTTTCTGACGCCGCCGTTCGGGTTTTCGCTGTTCTACCTGCGCGGGGTCGCGCCGCGCTCCATCGAGACGCGGCAGATTTACCGGGGCGTGGCGCCGTTCATCGGCCTGCAACTGCTGGCGCTGCTGGCGCTCGCGCTGTGGCCGGGGCTGGCGACCTGGTTACCGTCGGTGCTGCTTCGCTAACAGCGGCAAAAACGGCAGGAACTGCTCCACATAGGGCGACTCGATGCTCTCGAGTTGCATGAACGCGGCGACGGCGATCGCCGTGTAGATGACGCCGATGGCGGCGCGTATCGTGCGGTGCTTCGTCGTTTCTTCCTTGCAGCCGAAAATGGCCTGCGCCGCAACCAGAACGCCGGCCAGAATGCTGAACACAAAGAACGAGAGCATTCCTATCTGATAGCCGAATACTGTAATCATGTTTTTTCTCCGTCGGGGTGAATGGTCATCCGTCAATTATACCTGATGTCGAAATACGCCTTCTCCGACAGCGCATTCCAGTCGCCGACGGCGTCCAGAAAGCGCCGCCAGGACTCGTGGATGCGCGCCGCCAGCGGGTTGGCGGCGGCGACCTCGGCGACGACCCCGGCGGACAGTTCGCGGAAGCGCGCCAGCACATCGTCGGGAAAGCGGCGCACGCTGACGCCGTGCTCGTCCACCAGCGTTTTCAGCGCGCCGAAGTTGCGCGCCGTGTAGTCCGCCAGCATGTCCTGGTTGGCGGACTCGCCCGCGCGCAGCACGATGGCGCGCAGGTCTTTCGGCAGTTCCTCGAACGCGGCGCGGTTGATGAAGCACTCAAGCGTCGTGCCCGGCTCGTGCCATCCGGGGTAGTAGTAATACTTCGCGGCCTTGTGCAGGCCGAACGCGAGGTCGTTGTAGGGGTTGGTCCACTCGGTGGCGTCTATCGCGCCGGTTTGCATCGCCGTGAACAACTCGCCGCCCGGCAGCGCGACGGCGACGCCGCCGGCGCGTTCCAGCACCTTGCCGCCGAGGCCCGGTATTCGCATTTTCAGCCCCCGCAGGTCGGCGATGCTGTTGATCTCGCGGTTGAACCAACCGCCCATCTGCAGGCCGGTGTTGCCGACCGGCATCGGCACCAGGCCGAACGGCTGATACGCCTCGCGCCACAATTCAAGGCCGCCGCCCTTGTAAAGCCAGGCGTTCATCTCGGCGGCGTTCATGCCGAACGGCACCGTCGAGAAAAAGTTGAACGCCGGGTTCTTGCCCTGCCAGTAATAGGCGCTGGCGTGCCCCATCT of the Gammaproteobacteria bacterium genome contains:
- a CDS encoding TRAP transporter large permease subunit encodes the protein MALLLFVTVVVVIMAGYPVAFTLAGVSLLFALVGAALGLFEPGFLNAIPSRIYGIITNETLIAVPVFVFMGVVLQKSRLADDLLLAGADLLRRMSGGLGISVVLIGALLAATTGIVGATVTTMGLLSLPAMLKRGYHPAIACGTICTAGTLGQIIPPSLVLVLLGDVLSSAYQQAQLNQGIFSPDTVSVADLFAGALVPGVLLIVLYSAWLFVAALFRPQWMPAAPRASSAARDGADWMRLAKALAPTLSLIIVVLGSILGGLATPTEAASVGAVGALLLAAARGNFPRAQLRDSARSTVRITCMVFMILIGATFFSLVFRGFGGDDAVHRMLTGFDGGLMTTMIVVMLLMFLLGFVLDFIEITFVVVPIVGPVLLAMGADPVWLGIMIAVNLQTSFLTPPFGFSLFYLRGVAPRSIETRQIYRGVAPFIGLQLLALLALALWPGLATWLPSVLLR
- a CDS encoding TRAP transporter substrate-binding protein; protein product: MKRRQFVKRTAAGALLTGTLAACGREQQQAAPANTTTEIRHWKMVTAWPKNFPGLGVGAEHLARLITEMSGGRITVKVYGAGELVPAFEAFDAVRGGVAQMGHASAYYWQGKNPAFNFFSTVPFGMNAAEMNAWLYKGGGLELWREAYQPFGLVPMPVGNTGLQMGGWFNREINSIADLRGLKMRIPGLGGKVLERAGGVAVALPGGELFTAMQTGAIDATEWTNPYNDLAFGLHKAAKYYYYPGWHEPGTTLECFINRAAFEELPKDLRAIVLRAGESANQDMLADYTARNFGALKTLVDEHGVSVRRFPDDVLARFRELSAGVVAEVAAANPLAARIHESWRRFLDAVGDWNALSEKAYFDIRYN